From a single Larus michahellis chromosome 18, bLarMic1.1, whole genome shotgun sequence genomic region:
- the LOC141732609 gene encoding feather keratin Cos2-3-like, with protein MSCYNQCQPCQPCGPTPLANSCNEPCIRQCQNSSVVIEPPPVVVTLPGPILSSFPQNTVVGSSTSAAVGSILSCDGVPITSGCCDLSGISSRYCGRRCLL; from the coding sequence atgtcctgctacaaccagtgccagccctgccagccctgtggccccaccccactggccaacagctgcaatgagccctgcatcaggcagtgccagaactccagtGTTGTCATTGAGCCTCCtcctgtggtggtgaccctgcccggccccatcctcagctccttcccacagaacaccgttgtgggatcctccacctccgctgctgttggcagcatcctcagctgtgatggagtgcccatcacctctgggtgctgtgacctctctggcatttccagccgctactgtggcagaaggtgcctcctctga